From one Lycium barbarum isolate Lr01 chromosome 6, ASM1917538v2, whole genome shotgun sequence genomic stretch:
- the LOC132599117 gene encoding protein JINGUBANG, with the protein MGRKKNSMGAMLLEKESFRRTKFGTLLYSDPISDLEESNSNSARSSNASSAPSPPRISSFYNTTTTTNNSPNYFMSPWNQSASPYVKSPWIHQPALDFSEESETRDCKNGLIGSLVREEGHIYSLASSGDLLYTGSDSKNIRVWKNLKEYSGFKSHSGLVKAIVVYGDKIFTGHQDGKIRVWKFLGKKRKAYKRVGSLPTIRDYLKSSINPKAYVEVRRKRNVPWIKHFDAVSCMSLDKERGLLYSGSWDKTLKVWRLSDSKCLESITAHHDAINSVVVGFDGLVLTGSADGTVKAWRRELVGNSAKHVLVETLLKQDNAVTSLAVNTLATTVYAGSSDGLVNFWERQKHFLEYGGGLRGHKLAVLCVAVAGNLVMSGSADKSICVWRREEGGIHGLLTVLTGHNGPVKCLTVEDSNEEDDNNESEDEAVVEKKSDQYWRVYSGSLDNSVKVWRLFEAVEPEADPAF; encoded by the exons ATGGGAAGAAAAAAGAATAGTATGGGAGCAATGTTACTAGAGAAAGAAAGCTTTAGAAGAACAAAATTCGGTACCCTTTTATACTCTGATCCAATAAGTGACCTTGAAGAAAGCAATAGCAATTCGGCTCGCAGTAGTAATGCTTCTTCAGCCCCAAGTCCACCTAGAATATCGTCGTtttacaacacaacaactactACCAACAATTCACCTAATTACTTTATGTCTCCATGGAACCAATCTGCTTCACCTTATGTAAAATCCCCATGGATTCACCAACCAGCACTCGATTTCTCCGAAGAATCAGAAACAAGGGATTGCAAAAATGGCCTAATTGGCTCACTTGTCCGAGAAGAAGGCCACATTTATTCACTAGCTTCATCAGGGGATTTGTTATATACAGGGTCAGATAGTAAAAATATTAGAGTATGGAAAAATTTGAAGGAATATTCAGGGTTTAAGTCGCATAGCGGATTAGTGAAAGCCATTGTTGTTTATGGAGATAAGATATTTACTGGTCATCAAGATGGTAAAATTCGGGTATGGAAATTTTTAGGTAAAAAAAGGAAAGCCTATAAGCGGGTTGGTAGTTTACCTACCATTAGAGATTATTTAAAGAGTTCAATTAATCCCAAGGCGTATGTTGAAGTTAGAAGAAAACGGAATGTTCCTTGGATTAAGCATTTTGATGCTGTTTCGTGTATGAGCTTGGATAAAGAAAGAGGGTTGCTTTATTCTGGATCTTGGGATAAAACACTCAAAGTTTGGAGATTATCTGATTCGAAATGTCTGGAATCTATTACTGCTCATCACGATGCAATTAATTCAGTAGTTGTTGGATTTGATGGGTTGGTTTTGACTGGCTCAGCAGACGGAACAGTAAAAGCTTGGAGAAGAGAGCTTGTTGGCAATAGTGCAAAGCATGTTCTTGTGGAAACACTGCTGAAACAGGATAATGCTGTAACTTCACTAGCCGTAAACACCTTAGCAACTACG GTATATGCGGGCTCTTCAGATGGACTAGTTAATTTCTGGGAGCGACAGAAGCATTTCTTGGAGTATGGGGGTGGGCTAAGAGGTCATAAATTAGCGGTGCTGTGCGTTGCGGTTGCTGGTAACCTGGTGATGAGTGGATCGGCTGACAAGTCGATATGCGTGTGGAGAAGGGAAGAAGGTGGTATCCACGGTTTATTAACGGTGTTAACAGGACACAACGGCCCCGTTAAGTGCTTGACCGTCGAAGATTCAAATGAGGAAGATGATAATAATGAGAGCGAAGATGAAGCTGTGGTGGAGAAGAAAAGTGACCAATATTGGAGAGTGTATAGTGGGAGTTTGGACAATTCAGTGAAGGTCTGGAGACTATTTGAGGCAGTTGAGCCAGAAGCTGATCCAGCATTTTAA